ACGGATTATACCAGGTTTCACTTTTCTGCAGAAGAGAAATACATGACTAAGTATTCTTATCCCCAGTATACTCAGCACAAACTTGAGCATGATAAGTTTACCGAGAAAGTATTGCAGTTTCAGAAGGACCTGAAGGACGGTAAATTTGCCATCTCCATGGAGATAATGACCTTCCTGAAGGATTGGCTTATAAACCATATCTCCGGTTCAGACAAGAAATATGGACCCTTCTTTAACGAGCATGGGTTAAAGTAAAAGGGTCTTTACATAATGCTGTATAAAGCTATATAACACTGATTTTATACTCCCGCAGCCAGGTATCCACCTGAATAAGAAAGGCAAATAACTGCGGGCCTTTCATTAACTGGCCGAACCATGGCCGATCAAAAACATCCCCACCGGATTGAGCCATTTTCCGCAGGGCAGTTAGATTGACCAGAGGCAAAAGGGGTGAAGAGGAATCATGCAAAATATGGAGCAGATGCTCCCGCACAATGGCCATATAAGCCGGGTTGTGGGTTTTGGGGTAAGGGCTTTTACGCCGGTACAGGATTTCATTGGGCAGAACCCCGGACAGGGCCCGGCGAAGTATGCCTTTTT
This is a stretch of genomic DNA from Thermincola ferriacetica. It encodes these proteins:
- a CDS encoding bacteriohemerythrin: MALMVWNDKFSVGVKELDDHHKTLVALVNELHDAMKVGKTKEIMDDILARLTDYTRFHFSAEEKYMTKYSYPQYTQHKLEHDKFTEKVLQFQKDLKDGKFAISMEIMTFLKDWLINHISGSDKKYGPFFNEHGLK